caaaatcgggataacaaactaaaaccgagggaaacgcattaaatataagaggagaacaacgacataacactaaaatgtaacacatatagacaaaatcccacgagaataacaaatataacatatatatataacatcaaaaccaaatacatgaatttgggatagacaagtaccgtgacacgtcttatcgcaatgtgaatttacactaaaaaaataagagaaaacaaacgacacaacgttataatgtaatacacacagaaacgaactataatataacaatgaccatattcctgacttggtacagggcatttttaaaggaaaaaatggtgggttgaacctggttttgtggcatgccaaacctcgcacttttatggccatgtgaaatataacatcaaaatgacaacacaggactacaatataaataaattggagaacacaattgacaaagaatcacacgaacaacagccaaaaCAAGTAAACagaacaaaaaaagaaacaacgTCAGTACTTAGAATCTATGACCCATGTTCATCAACATTCTGCgtagacactggtgacgttttataaagtccGAGTTGCAACTTTAAGCACTTAAAAACCGAATCATTTGGAAAAATGTATATCCAATATGCAATTGAAGTTGCTGCTACAGTGGTggaaaatttaaatttcaaaatttaaatcgtCTCGTCTgccatagattctggtactaagatggcCGATTATATCAAATTCAAGGTATaaatctaaaaatgaggcggTGGCTGTGTATGTTGTtcctttaatttcaagttttacATCAAAAAGCATTGTAGATTGttgattatttcttttttacaatttttcgtaTTCATATGGGGAATGGTGggtaattacagtgttgaataatCAAAAGTTCTGATAGAATTAATTTCAGAGAATGATCGAAATTCACAATTATCCAGAAGTTCGTTAAGGTTTTTTAGAATCCTTAtatggtttataccactatgcTAGTGAACAGTTtgacagtatttctgaagacccccTTTCAAAACTGAATTGGAAAGAATTTCCTCTTTTAATTATGTAATGGTTCCGATTTAGCTGGTTTAAAAAGACGGAAAATAGCTACATCACAAATTATACTGATTAGTTTGTATATTGGagaaaatgtatttatgcatTTCCTTGTCGAGTACATAATAtctcaaacattttagaaaatagaGGATAGCAAAAAAATAGCTTTAATGTAATGTAACCCCAGCTGATGATGAAGATGTTAAAGTGGGTAATCAAATCTCTCAGATTGTGATCTAAATTtgtaagattattttttaaattgacacGATGGAAAAATGTTTTTGCCCAAGACTAAACTGCGGTCCTGAGGTAGTATTAAGTATGCTCATTACATTTACATCACTGAAGGCTGGACTTTACAAAAATTCTTTACCTTTGATGTTATCATTGCTACCATAGGGCATTGCAGTAACTAGTACCTTTATCCAAATAAATTTTTCAtaactgtttataaaaatgtGCAAACCGCAGGCTTAATAAAGATCATGCAGCCTATTAATTTTTACCagtgattttttcttaaaatatgacataaaatatgatgaaaaacaTTGGGGGTCACTGACTTCGTTTCGTCAATATAGCAACCCCATATTCGTGTGTTTCtgaaatataaacattatttGGTTGTTgttaataatttcaaataatcCAATAATACCGAACCTAGAAGCATAAGTCTTTTTTCACATAAAACGTTAGGTTTGTATCTATCAATTTATGATTGTAGAGTTGAAATAGCGTATATAACACgtgaatatcatatcaattggcaACTATAACCCTATGGCTATAATAGATACCTTTTAACCTCAAAATTTAATTTAAGTACAGACACACCTGTGTATCTGGATTTTTTTAAGCCATAGCATGTTTTAGACAAACTAATTCAAATGCATTTCATGTTTTAGAAAATGAAAAGGTTTGATACTGTTTTTGTCCCTTCAGATCATTTATCCCATTTCTCTGGAAAATAGAAACACACATATagataaataacaacaaacaatGCATGGTCCACATCACCTGATAGTGTCAAAATCTGGTTGAGTTCAACCAATTTTCATGCAAACCTGAtaatcatatgatgaagacataatctttcaatcagtttaattgaggtctggaactggcatgtcagttaactgctagtagtctgttgttatttatgtattattgtcattttatttattttcttttgttacatcttttgacatcggactcgaacttttcttgaactgaattttaatgtgcgtattgttatgcgtttacttttctacattggctagaggtataggaggagggttgagatctcataaacatgtttaacccccccGCAATTTTGcgcttgttccaagtcaggagcctctggtctttgttagtcttgcatgatttttaattttagtttcttgtgttcggagttcagtatgacgtccattatcactgtactagtatacatatttttagtggccagctgaaggacacctacgggtgcgggaattctcgctacattgaaaacccattggtggccttcggctgctgtctgctctatggtcgggttgttgtcgctttgacacattccccatttcctttctcaattttactttcatCCCAGTTGGTTTTGCTGATCTATTCCATATTTTGTAAAAAGGCAAAACACACAATACATTTTTTGTTGACAAAGAGACACTTTATTGTTATTTGATAGTATAAAGCAAATAGTAAAATCAAAATGGAAATACTTTAAAACATGTAAACTATTCCAAGCATTCAAGCAAGATAAATGAACCATTACCAAAGATGCAGGGCTAAACAATCTCTTTGGGAATGATTAATGTCAATGCTGATTAAACAGCATATCATTTACCCTAGACTTACCACAAATCATTCCttataaaaaataagtaaaatcacaaaaattttgaactccgaggaaaattcaatcgaaaaatcctaatcacatggcaaaatcaaatgacaaatcacatcaaacaaatggacaacaactgtcatattcctaacttggtacatgcattttcaaatgtagaaaatggtggattgaacatggttttatagcactaaacctctcacttgtacaacagtctcatcaaattacaatgatgcatgaacaaaatgtcacaaataggggtacaaaaaCAACAtggaccccaccaaaaactagggatgatttCAGGTGCTACAGAAGGGAAAACAGACCTGACCCAAGTACaaagtttacaaaagtttgaaagtcaATGAGCCATGATGAGGGGCAGGGTCATAAAATCTCCATGAAAATGACACTAGCAAATTGTGATACAACCGCAAATCAATGAAGAGAACACTGTAActgtagtatactgctgttcaaaagtcattaatccattgagagaaaacaaacaatATCATTGACTTGCAATTAGTTGATAAACCACATTCTGtctgtgcctgtctcaagtcagaaaTCAGTAAATCAGGGGTTGTCATTAGATGTTGCctgttgtatatgtttttttttactttgacatGACTTTTCTTAATATCAGcagaaacaaatattcaaatgcaACAccaatatttgtttctttttcagaatttttttaataaaacatcaaGACTAAAACTCTGGGAAATAGTCCCAGTATTACAAATCTCTCTGTGTGAAGTATTGTCAGTAAAGTCAGGTGCCAATAACTTCTTGTACAAATGATCTGACCAGCAGATAAATTCATAATGATTAAAACAAAGTATCTGAATTGCATCTACCTCacagatatttttttctctcaaaacaAAATCCCTTTTCATGCCAATTTGACACAGAACACCATAGGATTtatgagaatttttttttgtgtctttctTAATGGAATATATGTAAATCTAACCATCAATCATTGTCAATCTAATTGGAGTACATTGAAATGTTATCATTtcacaaaaatatgtttttgatataAATACACTTTCAGGGGTGAcccaaaaattatgaattttcttttttaattcttaATCATTTGTCACCTTATAACAGTACAATTTGAGGATATGTTAACAAAAATCATTTGTTTGCATGCAGTTTTTCTGTAGATGTATATCATTTCATGCATAATTCTACATTTATGCATTAAAAGaaagttcatatttttattatattgatttttatctTTTGAGGAACGGTTTCTTATTGAAGTTTCAatctaatttgattttttttaagacattttcaCTGCCATCCTCCAGTAAACTGTCCCTTGGCAATTATGAGAATATTAACCTATCAAAGATATGTTCACATATGAATCAAAATAGAAACTACATCAGTCGTATGCAGGGGAGGTAAAAATGTCATATGCTGCTTTAAAATCATCAGCAgttcaaaaaaatatgtttgatcaGCATTTACATTCAAATTTTGTTCACAATGGCAAATACATCTGTCTTATAAAGTTGAGGTAAGAAATGTTATAAGACTGCTTTAAAAACCTCAGCAGTTCACAGCATATATGTTCGATTAGCATTTCTGTTTAATTCATTTTGTATCACAGTAGTAACTACATAAGTCTTATAAAGGGGAGGTAACAAATGTTAAAATACAGCTTCAAAATCCTCATcagttaaaatatgtttgatcaATTTTTATGTTTCAATTCAATTTAATTCTTGTTGAAAATTCAGCACACACCAATTTTGGCTTTGGAATCCCTCCTTACATTCATTTTCCCTTGGTCATACTGTGAAAAGTAATCTGTTGTCAAATTACACACAAGGTAAATTACAGCAGTAATATCAATGGTAATGAGGTATCAACACTCTTTCATAACATCCAGAGGACTGTTTTCTGCCTCAAAAGAAATGTCTTATCAGTGGTGGCTCTGTTCTGATCCACAGCATTGTAGTATTCAAAGGCCGTCAAAAGAAATGTCTGATCAGTGGTGTCACTATTCTAATCCATAATGGCACATGTCTATCCTGCTGTAAGAATGTCTCCCTGGAAACAAGAGTTGAACCCTGGTAAAGTCTGATATGTTCCTGTAAAAGATGATGTACAATGTAGTTAAGCTCCTTTACAGGAATACcttaataaaattgacatataccCGAGGATTTAATGTCATTCAACTTaattatgtataataaaattatgaatcaaCATGTGCTATTAACACAATATTCAAACAAATCTATTTCAGCAATTATATGCACAGAGAATATTTATTCTAACATTGAATTTCTAAGATGAAACAAAAAATTCCTACAGGGTTATAGTAGCACATTTAACAAACAATCATTCATTCAGCTATCTGAAAACATACCAGAATTTCCTAGTTTAGTTTGCATTTCATTATTCTAGACAAATTACTGTTCAAAAGTAATGCAGTCATTTTTTCATTGGAGAAAAAAGGGTAATTTTCAATCAAGTTAAGAGTACATGCAACTACAGAATCAAAATTAAATCTTATTGAAAAGCAGCATAATAAGCATGATAATTGACATACCCTTATGTATTATTATTAGCCATTATTTCTGTAGTTTTGATTACTAGGTTCACCTATATATACTTTATTCTTGACTGGTTTATTGTATCAATATCAAGATTGTTATAGTTGAATCAGAAGAGATtgatatgattcattttacatcatAATCATACTGATGAAGACTTTCTGTTAtctgaaatatttaaagataattACAATAAATGTTTCCTTTTTTATTGGTATTGTTTTGTACACTCTTTaagtgtttatataatttattttttgtgtacatgtatcgttacgaTCCAGCGCTCTTGTGGAAAAGATTGTTGACTAATATTCAGATATTTGACTTTATACTAGATATATCCTAGAAACTGTTTCACCACTCTAACCATGCTAACAGTAAAGAAATGAAtactttaaagttttaaaaccCAATATTTACCTCCTTTAACTGTTGCTGTAGTTGATTGTTATTAGTTACTATTGCACACTGACATTCTAAGTCTCTGTATACAGATCTATATCCTAAAATAGAGAGTCAAGAAGTTAAAATATCATCTGCAAAATCCCATTCATTCACATATTACACCCCCCCAAAAAACATGGATTCAAATAAAAGAAACATAAAGAATAATACAAAATACACAGTAAAGAAGaaaaaattggaaataaaattaaataaagagGTTTATATGACAATTATCCTACAAGTCAAGGTAGGGTCATAGCCAAAATATAATGAAACTAACCttagccaaggctctgtgttgaaggctgtacttttgcctataatggtttactttttactaattaaatattgatatggatggagagttttctcattgacactcataccacatcttcttatatctataaagcaATTTCAATACCATTTTAAGCCTTTCTATAGATAACAACTTTTAATATGAGGAGAAATCCTTGATGTAAAAATTTCTTACCAAAATTAGCAGATCCAACAATAGACATTGAGGGTAGTGAATCTTTCTTTAGGTAATACCATAATCCTTTCACATGAAATGTCCATTTATCTCGGAAGTATTCTCGTAATTTGATCCTGTCATGTTGTTCGTATTTACCCGTAAGTCTGAAAAACCTCTTCGCTATATGTATGTAGGCTGCTGGGACAGCACCAACAAAACCTTTAGCACCAAAAAATCCATTTACCTGTAAAGAATTAGATGCTATTTTATAACTACAAAATAGGTTTAAAAATGATCTGGCCTGATAATCTTTACTCATCACTCGGCGTACAACATTTATTCTTGAATCACAAAATCCAGcatattgattggttgatttcttAGTCCAGTAAAATTCCTGGTGCCAGGTATTAATCAATATGTCACGTTAATGGGTTTTTGATTGTGCAATTATCAGATCTAgttttgtttaaacaaatttgaaaatatccaaaatgtatcaatttgattatCAGTGTATGGTCAGACGACATCTTCCTAATGTGTGCGTTTTCCCGTAAATTTCCTATGTCACAATACTTTGTAAAGCACAATAAGAACCAATTGTTTAATGACTTCATTTACGACGATTGACCTTGTGAACCGATGTCTCACATTCATTCAAAACAACTCAAAATTGGTTTATACTGATTGAAGTCCATTGCATGAAACCTACCTCTGGTGATGCCATGAGTATATTATATTTTGATTGTGACTCTTGTAAAATGACTTGTAGATAATGATCCGTTAAATTGAAATAACCAGATGCTAAAAATATCTCCTCTCCTTTTTCAgcagttctaaaaatagatttcatAGCCACTTCATCGTCTGCAATACCAAATGGTCCCATTTGTATCAAGGGGTAAATCCAAGTATCTATTTCACATTGTTCTGAATTTGAATCACTTCCTGTCACATGATTATCAATATTTATAGTCACATTTGAttggtcaaaagattttaaatttcCTAAACTGTCTGGATTTAATATCTCAGGTATTTGAACACTTTCATTGTCATTTCTTTTCTTCAAAAGGTTCAAAATTCTTTTCTTGGCTTCCATTTTGAATTCATAATCTGAACCTGTAAAGAAGATAAGTATGAAATTATAAAAGCtgttacagtgagttgactgttagtgttgctctccaccaattgcaactcattcaaaattttgaccaaattgcaatttgttttattaaaccaaattgttcaactggtcagaatactgaacaaattgttcagtcaaaatgtgaaagtgcaaggtgataaaataaaatatacttacaatcctataagactttaactccactttaatgatgtcgAGACAAAATTAtatatgtggtggtgtttaacgaccttgactggcctttcagccctcgcacggtcggctcggtgcccgaaggcgtttggtgagctttAAATAATCTGGAGCCATGGGTCAGGAACAAGTAGTGGAGGTCGCAATatggaggccgccatcttggttttggtgagttgttttttggtttttgactattttgttgtttattcttcactaacggctgctttcagggccagtttggtcagcttggcagcccgctagcctcgatgatggagtactggtagatgatctcggacgtagttcgaaagatgacaggaagcattatcaggaccaaagccgtgaggcagtgaaatgaaggtcgtatcacccaacagcctaggatacagccctcggacgtttatcggcataacactccccataatacaatggttttggagtgcatgttaacgcgggtacgccaaccgctacgtctatctgtacggcatggatcggtttctgtcatcttaagtagtaagtcgttgatat
This genomic window from Mytilus galloprovincialis chromosome 9, xbMytGall1.hap1.1, whole genome shotgun sequence contains:
- the LOC143044386 gene encoding CDP-diacylglycerol--glycerol-3-phosphate 3-phosphatidyltransferase, mitochondrial-like; translated protein: MVLQRIYRFGQRFVGFMGVFTGVRLVSSHKPKNEFLRSKDLSSHGSVSAPHAFSWLGDIAPCFGVNGNNLQIIDEPKHFHEILKSNARKATQRIVFTSLYLGTGELEQELVDAIREACHTAKTNGNNNLEVHILLDYNRGSRGVEKSSRTMLTPLLKEYKDIISVHLYHTPDLRGICKRLLTGKMSEVIGLNHMKIYLFDDSFVISGANLSTDYFTNRQDRYILFNNCSELSNFFTDLVKTVGSFSFQLKEDNSVELHPQCNIHPFEGSDYEFKMEAKKRILNLLKKRNDNESVQIPEILNPDSLGNLKSFDQSNVTINIDNHVTGSDSNSEQCEIDTWIYPLIQMGPFGIADDEVAMKSIFRTAEKGEEIFLASGYFNLTDHYLQVILQESQSKYNILMASPEVNGFFGAKGFVGAVPAAYIHIAKRFFRLTGKYEQHDRIKLREYFRDKWTFHVKGLWYYLKKDSLPSMSIVGSANFGYRSVYRDLECQCAIVTNNNQLQQQLKEEHIRLYQGSTLVSRETFLQQDRHVPLWIRIVTPLIRHFF